A stretch of the Papaver somniferum cultivar HN1 chromosome 6, ASM357369v1, whole genome shotgun sequence genome encodes the following:
- the LOC113289382 gene encoding transcription factor HHO6-like, producing MGSIAAAAAVTPELSLELKPTYVHKSINLFLREISVIGNVSERLSKLDDYIHRLEDEMKKIDAFKRELPLCMLLLNDAILILKEQTLHCTTSSSTTIDAHPVMEQFIPLMKNNSDDGLKKEKVSKDKMSWMSSAQLWSSNSSQDEKKKSPVERPIEEVADECEALNTLPMRKFKKLDGAFLPFKGFNGFPATMPRTVRKEDKEVPQPATPSLSLSPPSSEEQLNSRSRNVQSSAATTRTNPPVFLQNGTPQPPSRKHRRCWSPDLHRRFVSALQQLGGSQVATPKQIRELMKVDGLTNDEVKSHLQKYRLHTRRAPNSSSTTAANEQQGGVVLGGLWVSSSQDNDYGSSKSGNSESESPQGPLQLAATNGGVSTTCGDDSMEDEEDRRSESYSWKGHLHKPVESDA from the exons ATGGGTTCCATTGCCGCCGCTGCTGCTGTTACACCAGAGCTCAGTTTAGAATTAAAACCGACTTATGTTCATAAAAGTATAAACCTTTTCCTGAGAGAAATCTCTGTGATTGGAAACGTTTCTGAGAGATTATCTAAACTTGATGATTATATTCACCGATTAGAAGATGAGATGAAGAAGATTGATGCCTTTAAACGAGAACTTCCTCTTTGCATGTTGCTTTTGAATGATG CTATTTTGATTTTGAAGGAACAGACATTACATTGtaccacatcatcatcaacaacaatagATGCTCATCCTGTAATGGAGCAATTTATTCCATTAATGAAGAATAATTCAGATGATGGGTTAAAAAAGGAAAAAGTATCCAAGGATAAAATGAGCTGGATGAGCTCTGCTCAGCTCTGGAGTAGTAATTCTTCTCAGGATGAGAAAAAGAAATCACCAGTTGAG AGACCTATAGAAGAAGTTGCTGATGAGTGTGAAGCCCTGAACACTCTACCCATGCGTAAATTTAAGAAACTTGATGGAGCATTTTTGCCATTTAAGGGTTTTAATGGATTTCCAGCAACAATGCCAAGGACAGTAAGGAAGGAAGATAAAGAAGTTCCACAACCAGCAAcaccttctctttctctttctcctcctTCTAGTGAAGAACAATTGAATTCTCGTAGCCGAAATGTTCAATCCTCAGCAGCAACCACAAGAACAAACCCTCCAGTCTTTTTACAGAATGGAACCCCTCAACCACCTTCTAGGAAGCATAGGAGATGTTGGTCTCCTGATTTACATAGACGATTTGTTAGTGCTTTGCAACAACTTGGGGGTTCTCAAG tGGCTACACCAAAACAAATTAGAGAATTGATGAAGGTAGATGGTTTAACAAATGATGAAGTGAAAAGCCATCTTCAG AAATATCGTTTACACACTAGAAGGGCTCCTAATTCTTCTTCCACTACTGCTGCAAATGAACAACAAGGTGGTGTTGTTTTAGGAGGATTATGGGTATCATCATCTCAAGACAATGACTATGGATCATCCAAATCTGGCAATTCTGAATCTGAATCTCCACAAGGACCCCTTCAATTGGCAGCGACTAATGGTGGGGTTTCTACTACATGTGGTGATGATagcatggaagatgaagaagatagaaGGTCAGAAAGCTACAGTTGGAAAGGTCATCTTCATAAACCAGTAGAAAGTGATGCTTAA